Part of the bacterium genome, AAGAACCGCAGTGCCGTGCTATACTCCGGCCGTGTTCAAGCACATCGCGGTCTCGGGTTCCCTGGCCTTCGACCGCATCATGGACTTCCCGGGGAAGTTCTCCGACCACATCCTGCCCGACAAGATCCACGTCCTCAATGTCTGCTTCGCGATCAACGGCCTGCGCGAGAACTTCGGCGGCACGGCCGGCAACATCGCCTACGCGCTGGCGCTGCTCGGGGAGCGCCCCCGGGTCATCGCCGCGGTCGGCCGCGACTTCGATCCCTACCGAACCTGGATGGCCCGGCATCACCTCTCGCTCGACCACGTCGCGGAGGTCGCGGACGAGCTGACCGCCGGCGCCTACATCACCACCGACCAGTCCGACAACCAGATCACCGCGTTCAACCCCGGCGCGATGCGCCACCGCGTGAGCCTCGACCCGGAGGCCTTCCCCGCGCGCGAGACCATCGCGGTGGTCGCCCCCGGCAACCTCGAGGACATGGAGCACCTGGCACGGCTCTGGCGCGAGCGGGGCGTCCCGTACATCTTCGACCCCGGGCAGTCGCTGCCGGCCTGGGGCGGGGAGCAGCTGCTGGAGCTCATCCGCGGCTCGCTGATCTTCATCAGCAACGACTACGAGCTGGAGCTGACGTGCCGCAAGACGGGCCGCGGCGCCGAGGACCTGCTGCACCTGACGTCGGCCGTGATCACGACGCGCGGCGAGGCCGGCGCGGTGCTCCTCCAGCGCGAGGCGGACGTGCAGCGCCACCTGATCCCGGCGGTCCGCCCCGAGAAGGTCGCCGACCCCACCGGCGCGGGCGACGCCTTCCGCGGCGGCCTGGTCAAGGGCCTCGCGCTCTCGCGCGGCGCGCTGCTGCACGCCTGCCGGATGGGCGCGACCGCGGCGGCCTACGCCGTCGAGGTCTACGGGACGCAGACCTACCGCTTCACCCAGGACAGCTTCAACGAGCGCTTCACAGATTCGTTCGGCTACCCGGCGTTCTGAGGTCGGGCCCCGGCCCGGGGGCGCCTGTTCCCTTCCGTCTCGCCCTGCGCCCCTCAGTCCGCGAGGGCACTCATCAGCCGCTCGACTGTCAATGCGCCGGCCACACTCAGCCGCCACAGCAAGCGGCCGGCGCATTATGACCGGTCACAGGCGCCCCCGGGCCGTGACCCTGTTCACCGGGTTGGCCTGAGACAGAGCGGGGGCGGGGCGGCGCCGGGCGCGCGCATTGTGGAGCGCGAGGGAACCGCAGCGGCTGGACCGGAGCGGCCCCGCAGGGGCGAAACGCATTGTTTGAGCCCGAAGGGCGAGTTATGCGTTTCGAGCGCAGGGCCGGACGAGCTGCGGTCGAGCGCGCAACTCAGCGCACGCACGGCGCCGCCCCGTCTCCGCGACACGTGCACGAGGGCGAGACGGAAGGGAACAGGCGCCGCCGGGTCGGGGCCCGGCACGGGCAACGGAGCCGGGCAAGGCACGGACAGAAGGCGACCGCCGGCGGCGACGATCGCTTACAATAGCCCGCCATGGACGCCGACGCGAAGCCCGGGGTGCTGCACATCGACTCCGAGCGCACGTGGCGCGGCGGCCAGCAGCAGGCGGCCTGGCTCATCGAGGGCCTGCTCTCGCGCGGCTGGCCGACGGCCCTGGTCTGCCCGCGCGGTTCCGTGCTCGCCGAGCGCGGCCGCGCGCGGGGCTGGCCGGTGCACGAGCTGGCGATGCGCGGCGAACTGGACATCGGGGCCGGCCGGCGGATCGCCGCCCTCGCCCGCGGCGCGGGCCTGCCGATCCTCCACGCCCACGCGAGCCACGCGCTCGCCCTCGGCCTCTGGGCGCGCCTGTTCGACCGCCGGCTGCGCCTCGTCGCCTCGCGGCGGGTGGACTTCCCCGTCGGCGGCCATTTCCTCAGCCGGCTCAAGTACTCCAGCGGCGTCCTGGATCGCATCGTCTGCATCTCGGACGCGATCCGCGACCAGCTCGTCGCCGACGGCGTGCCTCCGGCGAAGCTGGCCGTCATCCCGAGCGGTGTCGACACCCGCCGCTTCGCCGGCGTGCGCCCGCCGCCGGGCTTCCGCCGCTCCCTCGGCATCCCGAACGGCCACCTTGTCGTCGGCACGGTCGCCGCGCTGGCCGATCACAAGGACTACCCCACGCTGCTGCGCGCCGCGAGGCTGTTCCTCGAGCGCTCGCCAGACGCGACGTTCGTCGCCGTCGGCGACGGGCCGCTGGGCGACCGGCTTGCCGCCCTCGCGCGGGAGCTGGGCCTCGGGCGGCGGTTCCTGTTCATGGGCTTCCGCGAGGACGTCGGCAGCTTCCTGAAGACCTTCGACATCTTCGTGCTGGCCTCGAAGCAGGAGGGCATGGGGACCTCGGTGCTCGACGCGCAGGCGCTCGGGCTCCCCGTCGTGGCCTGCCGCGCGGGCGGGATCCCCGAGATCGTCGCCGACCGCGAGACCGGGCTGCTCGTGCCCCCGGGCGACCCGGAGGCGCTGGCCGCTTCCCTCCTCGAACTCGCCGGCGACCCTGCGCTGCGCGCGGCGCTCGGGGAGCACGCGAGAAGAGCCGCCGCAACGCACGACGTCGGCAGGACAGTGGAGGCACACCTCGCGCTGTACCGCGAGGTCGCGGGCGGGGCGATCAGCGGCGACCGAAGGTAGCCCCCCCCGCGGGGAGCGGCCTAGACCCGGTAGTACTCCCGGTACCACGCGACGAACTTCGCGATCCCCGCCTCGACGGTCGTCGCCGGCTTGAAGCCGACATCGCGCACCAGGTCGTCCACGTCGGCGTAGGTTTCCGGCACGTCCCCGGCCTGCAGCGGCAACAGCAGCTTCTCCGCCTTCCTGCCGAGGCAGCCCTCGAGCACTTCGATGTAGCGCATCAGTTCCACGGGCTCGTTGTTGCCGATGTTGTACACGCGCCAGGGGGCGTAGCTCGTGGCGCCGTCCGGGCGCATCCCGCTCCAGGCGGGGTCGGGGGCGGCCGTCCGGTCGACCACCCGCACCACCCCCTCGACGATGTCGTCGATGTAGGTGAAGTCGCGGCGCATCCTCCCGCGGTTGAAGACCTCGATCGGCCGCCCCTCGAGGATCGCCTTCGTGAAGAGGAACAGCGCCATGTCCGGGCGGCCCCAGGGACCGTAGACGGTGAAGAAGCGCAGTCCGGTGCAGGGGATGCCGTAGAGGCTCGCGTAGGCGTGCGCCATCAGCTCGTTGGCCTTCTTCGTGGCCGCGTAGAGCGATACGGGGTGGTCGACGTTCTGGTGCACCGAGAACGGCATGGCGCGGTTCGCGCCGTACACCGAGCTCGACGAGGCGAACACGAGGTGGCCGACCCGGTGGTGACGGCAGCCCTCGAGCACATTGAGGAAGCCCATGAGATTCGCGTCCGCGTAGGCGTGAGGGTTCACGAGCGAGTAGCGCACCCCCGCCTGCGCCGCGAGGTTCACGACGGCGTCGAAGGCGCCGGCGGCGAACACCCCCGCCACCGCGTCGCGGTCCTCGAGCGAGACCCGGGCGTGCTCGAAGGCGGGATGCGCACGCAGCCGGGCGAGTCGCGCCTGCTTGAGGCCGACGTCGTAATAGTCGTTGAGGTTGTCGAGGCCGACCACCGCGTCGCCCCGCGCGAGCAACCGCTCCGAGAGGTGGTAGCCGATGAACCCGGCAGCCCCCGTGACAAGGATCTTCTTCGCGCTCACAGTCCGAACTCCCCCGAGTCCACCCACTCGGCCTTGATGAGCGTCCACCAGTCCTCGGCCAGCCCGGCGCCGACGTACGCGTAGGGGAGCCAGCCGTAACCGGCGTCGCCCCAGCCGGTCCCCCAGCTGTTGCGGATCAGGAATGCGCCCACCGTCTCCGGCGCGCCCGGCTCGCGGTTCCTGATCCGCCTGGCATCATCATACCCGACCGCGACCACCGCGTGCCCTCCCTGCACCTTCTCCTTCCTTCCGGGCAGGGGGATCGCGCCGTCCGCGCCCGCCTGCTCGATCGAGGAGTAGACGGTGAAGCCGAACATCGCCGGCATGCCGGCGGCCAGGTGGGTCTTTGCGCGCTCGATCAACGCCGCCGGCGCTGTCCCCGGCGGATCGAGCGCGAAGTAGCTGATCGTGCGGTAGTTGGCCGCGTAGGCGTAGCAGAACGCCGGCGGTTCCTTGTCGAACGCGTCCTCGTCGTAGGGCCAGAACTCCTCGGGCGGCGCGCCG contains:
- a CDS encoding carbohydrate kinase family protein, whose protein sequence is MFKHIAVSGSLAFDRIMDFPGKFSDHILPDKIHVLNVCFAINGLRENFGGTAGNIAYALALLGERPRVIAAVGRDFDPYRTWMARHHLSLDHVAEVADELTAGAYITTDQSDNQITAFNPGAMRHRVSLDPEAFPARETIAVVAPGNLEDMEHLARLWRERGVPYIFDPGQSLPAWGGEQLLELIRGSLIFISNDYELELTCRKTGRGAEDLLHLTSAVITTRGEAGAVLLQREADVQRHLIPAVRPEKVADPTGAGDAFRGGLVKGLALSRGALLHACRMGATAAAYAVEVYGTQTYRFTQDSFNERFTDSFGYPAF
- a CDS encoding glycosyltransferase, producing MDADAKPGVLHIDSERTWRGGQQQAAWLIEGLLSRGWPTALVCPRGSVLAERGRARGWPVHELAMRGELDIGAGRRIAALARGAGLPILHAHASHALALGLWARLFDRRLRLVASRRVDFPVGGHFLSRLKYSSGVLDRIVCISDAIRDQLVADGVPPAKLAVIPSGVDTRRFAGVRPPPGFRRSLGIPNGHLVVGTVAALADHKDYPTLLRAARLFLERSPDATFVAVGDGPLGDRLAALARELGLGRRFLFMGFREDVGSFLKTFDIFVLASKQEGMGTSVLDAQALGLPVVACRAGGIPEIVADRETGLLVPPGDPEALAASLLELAGDPALRAALGEHARRAAATHDVGRTVEAHLALYREVAGGAISGDRR
- a CDS encoding NAD-dependent epimerase; this translates as MSAKKILVTGAAGFIGYHLSERLLARGDAVVGLDNLNDYYDVGLKQARLARLRAHPAFEHARVSLEDRDAVAGVFAAGAFDAVVNLAAQAGVRYSLVNPHAYADANLMGFLNVLEGCRHHRVGHLVFASSSSVYGANRAMPFSVHQNVDHPVSLYAATKKANELMAHAYASLYGIPCTGLRFFTVYGPWGRPDMALFLFTKAILEGRPIEVFNRGRMRRDFTYIDDIVEGVVRVVDRTAAPDPAWSGMRPDGATSYAPWRVYNIGNNEPVELMRYIEVLEGCLGRKAEKLLLPLQAGDVPETYADVDDLVRDVGFKPATTVEAGIAKFVAWYREYYRV
- a CDS encoding C1 family peptidase encodes the protein MAEGRRMARGMGWLPEWPDMRDYTAEHELIAPLLAKVRLRAPRRKLPAAADLRAWCPPVEDQGRLGSCTANAGVALLEYFERRASGKHVDASRLFLYKATRNLARLTGDSGAYLRSTMGALVLFGAPPEEFWPYDEDAFDKEPPAFCYAYAANYRTISYFALDPPGTAPAALIERAKTHLAAGMPAMFGFTVYSSIEQAGADGAIPLPGRKEKVQGGHAVVAVGYDDARRIRNREPGAPETVGAFLIRNSWGTGWGDAGYGWLPYAYVGAGLAEDWWTLIKAEWVDSGEFGL